A section of the Harmonia axyridis chromosome 2, icHarAxyr1.1, whole genome shotgun sequence genome encodes:
- the LOC123674223 gene encoding myocardin-related transcription factor B isoform X4: protein MAEGGGSSQPTRESSPKAVIDTSPLLINQNKESLKVKLMLRRPLDQLVDQGIMPPHKTPAAYHGQRRQLERAKTGDMLKAKIQQRPSRQELERRHILESDPGHHLDPSLVERQRMLKKAKLTDQLNDQLSHRPGPLELIRKNILHTEEPIEQAVKTGKIPYKATSEGQLKRPQHPSSYVTPEDDSQSSAELSPGPGDMLETAAKSAGIVVSLMPDGGVVLPASAGQMLGKDSTDIVFADLCRSVTAPLLSRASVSSPSSMTSTTSTLSPLSSVASPVPAIVSQPGTPIPPPLPPMVLTPRPSPSPAKCDVPGKDKNRKKSKSKSLPKARTIKFHEYKGPPSAQKNSSNSGNAGESSYDLLLQQQTLLLQFQLQLQHKYPQIILPASQDNQGGENNNVASMNNPQPSPAASTSSESSSVAIKTSGRLEDMKVSDLKAELKRRNLPVSGSKPQLIERLKLFGNNQLDGNNQTSYADSIHSNSSIDHMQNSPLYQDVDSPGSPPKNDSEPMDVGNPLSPKQEPHSPKSLIEQPQQRYANDIVKEQQKKIEELQRELTLSQLKLQAATRSETKAQVLALQKHLQAKQQQQASLQIQQLQALQARQSQMNEEQQRLQQQQHVAFQNQKNLANGLVLNGVDAAMMLNQLIHGKVKFNQRANSLPNFFNPIIPTSVKQETVEVKQEIELKAPPPLYEEVNRKNNVKSQIVDDVLEILIKNGELPPSAAQEPVTPNGVDAKIVEPPVYITQNMVDNNNHEEAFDLNPNDLIDSLDNLDGMDLSQFAMDLEPHGGDNNNICMDNDTVPMDTDEWLESLLPSEDKQALDNQHMCVQEPDLNGYDPLLALSHDPFDPFNLDEYRNASDLTLSWDKIDYTA from the exons CCCTCAAGGTGAAGCTGATGCTTCGACGACCTCTGGATCAGCTGGTGGACCAGGGAATCATGCCCC CTCACAAAACGCCCGCCGCCTACCACGGCCAGAGACGGCAGTTGGAGCGCGCGAAAACGGGTGACATGCTCAAGGCCAAGATCCAGCAGAGACCGTCCAGGCAGGAGCTGGAACGCAGGCACATCCTGGAATCCGATCCCGGTCACCACCTCGACCCGAGTCTGGTCGAGCGACAGAGGATGCTCAAGAAGGCCAAGCTCACCGACCAGCTCAATGACCAGCTGTCCCACCGTCCGGGTCCCTTGGAGCTCATCCGCAAGAACATCCTCCACACCGAGGAACCCATCGAGCAGGCGGTCAAGACCGGCAAGATCCCCTACAAGGCGACTAGCGAGGGTCAGCTGAAGCGACCGCAACACCCTTCGAGCTACGTGACGCCGGAGGATGACTCCCAGAGCTCGGCGGAGCTGAGTCCGGGACCTGGTGACATGCTGGAGACGGCGGCCAAGTCCGCCGGAATAGTGGTGTCCTTGATGCCCGATGGAGGTGTCGTGTTGCCCGCTTCCGCCGGTCAGATGCTCGGTAAAGACAGTACGGACATAGTGTTCGCGGATTTGTGCAGGTCGGTTACGGCGCCGCTGCTGTCGCGGGCGTCGGTTTCCAGTCCTTCCTCCATGACGTCGACGACGTCCACTTTAAGCCCCCTCTCTTCGGTAGCTAGTCCGGTGCCCGCCATTGTATCACAGCCGGGCACCCCCATACCTCCCCCTTTACCTCCTATGGTCTTGACGCCTAGGCCTTCACCCTCTCCGGCAAAATGCGACGTCCCAGGCAAGGACAAGAACCGCAAGAAATCCAAGTCCAAGTCGTTACCCAAGGCCAGGACCATCAAGTTCCATGAGTACAAAGGACCGCCCAGCGCGCAGAAGAACTCCTCCAACAGCGGCAACGCGGGAGAGTCGTCTTACGACCTCCTGTTGCAACAGCAGACGCTGCTGCTCCAGTTCCAGCTGCAGCTTCAACATAAGTACCCACAGATCATACTGCCAGCTTCTCAGGATAACCAAGGTGGCGAGAACAACAACGTAGCGTCTATGAACAACCCTCAACCTTCTCCAGCGGCCTCCACGTCGTCGGAGTCATCGTCGGTAGCGATAAAGACGTCCGGACGTCTTGAAGACATGAAGGTTAGCGATTTGAAGGCGGAACTGAAGCGTAGAAACTTGCCGGTGTCGGGTTCTAAGCCGCAACTCATTGAGAGACTCAAACTGTTCGGTAACAACCAGTTGGACGGTAATAATCAGACGTCGTACGCAGATTCGATACACAGTAACTCGAGCATCGATCACATGCAGAACTCGCCGCTCTACCAAGACGTCGATTCGCCGGGTTCTCCACCTAAGAACGACTCGGAACCTATGGACGTCGGCAATCCTCTAAGTCCAAAACAGGAGCCTCACTCGCCTAAAAGCCTCATAGAGCAGCCCCAACAGAGGTACGCCAACGACATAGTCAAAGAGCAGCAGAAGAAGATCGAGGAGTTGCAAAGGGAATTGACCTTATCCCAGTTGAAACTGCAGGCGGCAACCCGATCAGAGACCAAAGCGCAGGTGTTGGCGCTCCAGAAGCACCTACAGGCGAAACAACAGCAACAAGCGTCGTTACAAATCCAGCAATTACAAGCGTTGCAAGCACGTCAATCCCAAATGAACGAGGAGCAACAAAGGCTGCAGCAACAGCAGCACGTCGCCTTCCAAAACCAGAAGAACCTGGCCAACGGTCTGGTGCTGAACGGAGTCGACGCCGCCATGATGTTGAACCAGCTAATCCACGGCAAGGTCAAGTTCAACCAGAGGGCCAACTCCCTCCCCAACTTCTTCAACCCGATTATACCAACCTCGGTGAAACAGGAAACCGTCGAGGTGAAGCAGGAGATTGAATTGAAGGCTCCTCCGCCGCTGTACGAGGAGGTCAATCGGAAGAACAACGTCAAGAGTCAGATAGTGGACGACGTGCTGGAGATACTTATAAAGAACGGCGAGCTGCCTCCTAGCGCGGCTCAGGAACCGGTGACGCCCAACGGTGTAGACGCCAAGATAGTCGAGCCTCCGGTGTATATAACCCAGAATATGGTGGACAATAACAACCACGAGGAGGCTTTCGATTTGAATCCTAACGATTTGATCGATTCCTTGGATAACTTGGACGGGATGGACCTGAGTCAGTTTGCCATGGACTTGGAGCCTCATGGAGGCGACAACAACAACATCTGCATGGACAACGATACTGTTCCAATGGACACGGATGAGTGGTTGGAGTCTCTGCTGCCAAGCGAAGACAAGCAGGCTTTGGACAACCAACACATGTGCGTGCAAGAGCCGGATCTGAACGGATACGACCCTCTTCTAGCCTTGTCCCACGACCCCTTCGATCCCTTCAACCTGGACGAGTACAGGAACGCTTCAGACCTGACGTTGTCCTGGGACAAGATAGACTATACCGCGTGA
- the LOC123674223 gene encoding myocardin-related transcription factor B isoform X1: MPVSTGLTGEPRAKRCKLCDESNHRTDTSCGYWQLQLDRDLVDTISAIYPEWFKHNMAEGGGSSQPTRESSPKAVIDTSPLLINQNKESLKVKLMLRRPLDQLVDQGIMPPHKTPAAYHGQRRQLERAKTGDMLKAKIQQRPSRQELERRHILESDPGHHLDPSLVERQRMLKKAKLTDQLNDQLSHRPGPLELIRKNILHTEEPIEQAVKTGKIPYKATSEGQLKRPQHPSSYVTPEDDSQSSAELSPGPGDMLETAAKSAGIVVSLMPDGGVVLPASAGQMLGKDSTDIVFADLCRSVTAPLLSRASVSSPSSMTSTTSTLSPLSSVASPVPAIVSQPGTPIPPPLPPMVLTPRPSPSPAKCDVPGKDKNRKKSKSKSLPKARTIKFHEYKGPPSAQKNSSNSGNAGESSYDLLLQQQTLLLQFQLQLQHKYPQIILPASQDNQGGENNNVASMNNPQPSPAASTSSESSSVAIKTSGRLEDMKVSDLKAELKRRNLPVSGSKPQLIERLKLFGNNQLDGNNQTSYADSIHSNSSIDHMQNSPLYQDVDSPGSPPKNDSEPMDVGNPLSPKQEPHSPKSLIEQPQQRYANDIVKEQQKKIEELQRELTLSQLKLQAATRSETKAQVLALQKHLQAKQQQQASLQIQQLQALQARQSQMNEEQQRLQQQQHVAFQNQKNLANGLVLNGVDAAMMLNQLIHGKVKFNQRANSLPNFFNPIIPTSVKQETVEVKQEIELKAPPPLYEEVNRKNNVKSQIVDDVLEILIKNGELPPSAAQEPVTPNGVDAKIVEPPVYITQNMVDNNNHEEAFDLNPNDLIDSLDNLDGMDLSQFAMDLEPHGGDNNNICMDNDTVPMDTDEWLESLLPSEDKQALDNQHMCVQEPDLNGYDPLLALSHDPFDPFNLDEYRNASDLTLSWDKIDYTA, encoded by the exons CCCTCAAGGTGAAGCTGATGCTTCGACGACCTCTGGATCAGCTGGTGGACCAGGGAATCATGCCCC CTCACAAAACGCCCGCCGCCTACCACGGCCAGAGACGGCAGTTGGAGCGCGCGAAAACGGGTGACATGCTCAAGGCCAAGATCCAGCAGAGACCGTCCAGGCAGGAGCTGGAACGCAGGCACATCCTGGAATCCGATCCCGGTCACCACCTCGACCCGAGTCTGGTCGAGCGACAGAGGATGCTCAAGAAGGCCAAGCTCACCGACCAGCTCAATGACCAGCTGTCCCACCGTCCGGGTCCCTTGGAGCTCATCCGCAAGAACATCCTCCACACCGAGGAACCCATCGAGCAGGCGGTCAAGACCGGCAAGATCCCCTACAAGGCGACTAGCGAGGGTCAGCTGAAGCGACCGCAACACCCTTCGAGCTACGTGACGCCGGAGGATGACTCCCAGAGCTCGGCGGAGCTGAGTCCGGGACCTGGTGACATGCTGGAGACGGCGGCCAAGTCCGCCGGAATAGTGGTGTCCTTGATGCCCGATGGAGGTGTCGTGTTGCCCGCTTCCGCCGGTCAGATGCTCGGTAAAGACAGTACGGACATAGTGTTCGCGGATTTGTGCAGGTCGGTTACGGCGCCGCTGCTGTCGCGGGCGTCGGTTTCCAGTCCTTCCTCCATGACGTCGACGACGTCCACTTTAAGCCCCCTCTCTTCGGTAGCTAGTCCGGTGCCCGCCATTGTATCACAGCCGGGCACCCCCATACCTCCCCCTTTACCTCCTATGGTCTTGACGCCTAGGCCTTCACCCTCTCCGGCAAAATGCGACGTCCCAGGCAAGGACAAGAACCGCAAGAAATCCAAGTCCAAGTCGTTACCCAAGGCCAGGACCATCAAGTTCCATGAGTACAAAGGACCGCCCAGCGCGCAGAAGAACTCCTCCAACAGCGGCAACGCGGGAGAGTCGTCTTACGACCTCCTGTTGCAACAGCAGACGCTGCTGCTCCAGTTCCAGCTGCAGCTTCAACATAAGTACCCACAGATCATACTGCCAGCTTCTCAGGATAACCAAGGTGGCGAGAACAACAACGTAGCGTCTATGAACAACCCTCAACCTTCTCCAGCGGCCTCCACGTCGTCGGAGTCATCGTCGGTAGCGATAAAGACGTCCGGACGTCTTGAAGACATGAAGGTTAGCGATTTGAAGGCGGAACTGAAGCGTAGAAACTTGCCGGTGTCGGGTTCTAAGCCGCAACTCATTGAGAGACTCAAACTGTTCGGTAACAACCAGTTGGACGGTAATAATCAGACGTCGTACGCAGATTCGATACACAGTAACTCGAGCATCGATCACATGCAGAACTCGCCGCTCTACCAAGACGTCGATTCGCCGGGTTCTCCACCTAAGAACGACTCGGAACCTATGGACGTCGGCAATCCTCTAAGTCCAAAACAGGAGCCTCACTCGCCTAAAAGCCTCATAGAGCAGCCCCAACAGAGGTACGCCAACGACATAGTCAAAGAGCAGCAGAAGAAGATCGAGGAGTTGCAAAGGGAATTGACCTTATCCCAGTTGAAACTGCAGGCGGCAACCCGATCAGAGACCAAAGCGCAGGTGTTGGCGCTCCAGAAGCACCTACAGGCGAAACAACAGCAACAAGCGTCGTTACAAATCCAGCAATTACAAGCGTTGCAAGCACGTCAATCCCAAATGAACGAGGAGCAACAAAGGCTGCAGCAACAGCAGCACGTCGCCTTCCAAAACCAGAAGAACCTGGCCAACGGTCTGGTGCTGAACGGAGTCGACGCCGCCATGATGTTGAACCAGCTAATCCACGGCAAGGTCAAGTTCAACCAGAGGGCCAACTCCCTCCCCAACTTCTTCAACCCGATTATACCAACCTCGGTGAAACAGGAAACCGTCGAGGTGAAGCAGGAGATTGAATTGAAGGCTCCTCCGCCGCTGTACGAGGAGGTCAATCGGAAGAACAACGTCAAGAGTCAGATAGTGGACGACGTGCTGGAGATACTTATAAAGAACGGCGAGCTGCCTCCTAGCGCGGCTCAGGAACCGGTGACGCCCAACGGTGTAGACGCCAAGATAGTCGAGCCTCCGGTGTATATAACCCAGAATATGGTGGACAATAACAACCACGAGGAGGCTTTCGATTTGAATCCTAACGATTTGATCGATTCCTTGGATAACTTGGACGGGATGGACCTGAGTCAGTTTGCCATGGACTTGGAGCCTCATGGAGGCGACAACAACAACATCTGCATGGACAACGATACTGTTCCAATGGACACGGATGAGTGGTTGGAGTCTCTGCTGCCAAGCGAAGACAAGCAGGCTTTGGACAACCAACACATGTGCGTGCAAGAGCCGGATCTGAACGGATACGACCCTCTTCTAGCCTTGTCCCACGACCCCTTCGATCCCTTCAACCTGGACGAGTACAGGAACGCTTCAGACCTGACGTTGTCCTGGGACAAGATAGACTATACCGCGTGA
- the LOC123674223 gene encoding myocardin-related transcription factor B isoform X3: MQVHYCLESNHRTDTSCGYWQLQLDRDLVDTISAIYPEWFKHNMAEGGGSSQPTRESSPKAVIDTSPLLINQNKESLKVKLMLRRPLDQLVDQGIMPPHKTPAAYHGQRRQLERAKTGDMLKAKIQQRPSRQELERRHILESDPGHHLDPSLVERQRMLKKAKLTDQLNDQLSHRPGPLELIRKNILHTEEPIEQAVKTGKIPYKATSEGQLKRPQHPSSYVTPEDDSQSSAELSPGPGDMLETAAKSAGIVVSLMPDGGVVLPASAGQMLGKDSTDIVFADLCRSVTAPLLSRASVSSPSSMTSTTSTLSPLSSVASPVPAIVSQPGTPIPPPLPPMVLTPRPSPSPAKCDVPGKDKNRKKSKSKSLPKARTIKFHEYKGPPSAQKNSSNSGNAGESSYDLLLQQQTLLLQFQLQLQHKYPQIILPASQDNQGGENNNVASMNNPQPSPAASTSSESSSVAIKTSGRLEDMKVSDLKAELKRRNLPVSGSKPQLIERLKLFGNNQLDGNNQTSYADSIHSNSSIDHMQNSPLYQDVDSPGSPPKNDSEPMDVGNPLSPKQEPHSPKSLIEQPQQRYANDIVKEQQKKIEELQRELTLSQLKLQAATRSETKAQVLALQKHLQAKQQQQASLQIQQLQALQARQSQMNEEQQRLQQQQHVAFQNQKNLANGLVLNGVDAAMMLNQLIHGKVKFNQRANSLPNFFNPIIPTSVKQETVEVKQEIELKAPPPLYEEVNRKNNVKSQIVDDVLEILIKNGELPPSAAQEPVTPNGVDAKIVEPPVYITQNMVDNNNHEEAFDLNPNDLIDSLDNLDGMDLSQFAMDLEPHGGDNNNICMDNDTVPMDTDEWLESLLPSEDKQALDNQHMCVQEPDLNGYDPLLALSHDPFDPFNLDEYRNASDLTLSWDKIDYTA; this comes from the exons CCCTCAAGGTGAAGCTGATGCTTCGACGACCTCTGGATCAGCTGGTGGACCAGGGAATCATGCCCC CTCACAAAACGCCCGCCGCCTACCACGGCCAGAGACGGCAGTTGGAGCGCGCGAAAACGGGTGACATGCTCAAGGCCAAGATCCAGCAGAGACCGTCCAGGCAGGAGCTGGAACGCAGGCACATCCTGGAATCCGATCCCGGTCACCACCTCGACCCGAGTCTGGTCGAGCGACAGAGGATGCTCAAGAAGGCCAAGCTCACCGACCAGCTCAATGACCAGCTGTCCCACCGTCCGGGTCCCTTGGAGCTCATCCGCAAGAACATCCTCCACACCGAGGAACCCATCGAGCAGGCGGTCAAGACCGGCAAGATCCCCTACAAGGCGACTAGCGAGGGTCAGCTGAAGCGACCGCAACACCCTTCGAGCTACGTGACGCCGGAGGATGACTCCCAGAGCTCGGCGGAGCTGAGTCCGGGACCTGGTGACATGCTGGAGACGGCGGCCAAGTCCGCCGGAATAGTGGTGTCCTTGATGCCCGATGGAGGTGTCGTGTTGCCCGCTTCCGCCGGTCAGATGCTCGGTAAAGACAGTACGGACATAGTGTTCGCGGATTTGTGCAGGTCGGTTACGGCGCCGCTGCTGTCGCGGGCGTCGGTTTCCAGTCCTTCCTCCATGACGTCGACGACGTCCACTTTAAGCCCCCTCTCTTCGGTAGCTAGTCCGGTGCCCGCCATTGTATCACAGCCGGGCACCCCCATACCTCCCCCTTTACCTCCTATGGTCTTGACGCCTAGGCCTTCACCCTCTCCGGCAAAATGCGACGTCCCAGGCAAGGACAAGAACCGCAAGAAATCCAAGTCCAAGTCGTTACCCAAGGCCAGGACCATCAAGTTCCATGAGTACAAAGGACCGCCCAGCGCGCAGAAGAACTCCTCCAACAGCGGCAACGCGGGAGAGTCGTCTTACGACCTCCTGTTGCAACAGCAGACGCTGCTGCTCCAGTTCCAGCTGCAGCTTCAACATAAGTACCCACAGATCATACTGCCAGCTTCTCAGGATAACCAAGGTGGCGAGAACAACAACGTAGCGTCTATGAACAACCCTCAACCTTCTCCAGCGGCCTCCACGTCGTCGGAGTCATCGTCGGTAGCGATAAAGACGTCCGGACGTCTTGAAGACATGAAGGTTAGCGATTTGAAGGCGGAACTGAAGCGTAGAAACTTGCCGGTGTCGGGTTCTAAGCCGCAACTCATTGAGAGACTCAAACTGTTCGGTAACAACCAGTTGGACGGTAATAATCAGACGTCGTACGCAGATTCGATACACAGTAACTCGAGCATCGATCACATGCAGAACTCGCCGCTCTACCAAGACGTCGATTCGCCGGGTTCTCCACCTAAGAACGACTCGGAACCTATGGACGTCGGCAATCCTCTAAGTCCAAAACAGGAGCCTCACTCGCCTAAAAGCCTCATAGAGCAGCCCCAACAGAGGTACGCCAACGACATAGTCAAAGAGCAGCAGAAGAAGATCGAGGAGTTGCAAAGGGAATTGACCTTATCCCAGTTGAAACTGCAGGCGGCAACCCGATCAGAGACCAAAGCGCAGGTGTTGGCGCTCCAGAAGCACCTACAGGCGAAACAACAGCAACAAGCGTCGTTACAAATCCAGCAATTACAAGCGTTGCAAGCACGTCAATCCCAAATGAACGAGGAGCAACAAAGGCTGCAGCAACAGCAGCACGTCGCCTTCCAAAACCAGAAGAACCTGGCCAACGGTCTGGTGCTGAACGGAGTCGACGCCGCCATGATGTTGAACCAGCTAATCCACGGCAAGGTCAAGTTCAACCAGAGGGCCAACTCCCTCCCCAACTTCTTCAACCCGATTATACCAACCTCGGTGAAACAGGAAACCGTCGAGGTGAAGCAGGAGATTGAATTGAAGGCTCCTCCGCCGCTGTACGAGGAGGTCAATCGGAAGAACAACGTCAAGAGTCAGATAGTGGACGACGTGCTGGAGATACTTATAAAGAACGGCGAGCTGCCTCCTAGCGCGGCTCAGGAACCGGTGACGCCCAACGGTGTAGACGCCAAGATAGTCGAGCCTCCGGTGTATATAACCCAGAATATGGTGGACAATAACAACCACGAGGAGGCTTTCGATTTGAATCCTAACGATTTGATCGATTCCTTGGATAACTTGGACGGGATGGACCTGAGTCAGTTTGCCATGGACTTGGAGCCTCATGGAGGCGACAACAACAACATCTGCATGGACAACGATACTGTTCCAATGGACACGGATGAGTGGTTGGAGTCTCTGCTGCCAAGCGAAGACAAGCAGGCTTTGGACAACCAACACATGTGCGTGCAAGAGCCGGATCTGAACGGATACGACCCTCTTCTAGCCTTGTCCCACGACCCCTTCGATCCCTTCAACCTGGACGAGTACAGGAACGCTTCAGACCTGACGTTGTCCTGGGACAAGATAGACTATACCGCGTGA
- the LOC123674223 gene encoding myocardin-related transcription factor B isoform X2 yields MGHLWTEEKFRMSLDESNHRTDTSCGYWQLQLDRDLVDTISAIYPEWFKHNMAEGGGSSQPTRESSPKAVIDTSPLLINQNKESLKVKLMLRRPLDQLVDQGIMPPHKTPAAYHGQRRQLERAKTGDMLKAKIQQRPSRQELERRHILESDPGHHLDPSLVERQRMLKKAKLTDQLNDQLSHRPGPLELIRKNILHTEEPIEQAVKTGKIPYKATSEGQLKRPQHPSSYVTPEDDSQSSAELSPGPGDMLETAAKSAGIVVSLMPDGGVVLPASAGQMLGKDSTDIVFADLCRSVTAPLLSRASVSSPSSMTSTTSTLSPLSSVASPVPAIVSQPGTPIPPPLPPMVLTPRPSPSPAKCDVPGKDKNRKKSKSKSLPKARTIKFHEYKGPPSAQKNSSNSGNAGESSYDLLLQQQTLLLQFQLQLQHKYPQIILPASQDNQGGENNNVASMNNPQPSPAASTSSESSSVAIKTSGRLEDMKVSDLKAELKRRNLPVSGSKPQLIERLKLFGNNQLDGNNQTSYADSIHSNSSIDHMQNSPLYQDVDSPGSPPKNDSEPMDVGNPLSPKQEPHSPKSLIEQPQQRYANDIVKEQQKKIEELQRELTLSQLKLQAATRSETKAQVLALQKHLQAKQQQQASLQIQQLQALQARQSQMNEEQQRLQQQQHVAFQNQKNLANGLVLNGVDAAMMLNQLIHGKVKFNQRANSLPNFFNPIIPTSVKQETVEVKQEIELKAPPPLYEEVNRKNNVKSQIVDDVLEILIKNGELPPSAAQEPVTPNGVDAKIVEPPVYITQNMVDNNNHEEAFDLNPNDLIDSLDNLDGMDLSQFAMDLEPHGGDNNNICMDNDTVPMDTDEWLESLLPSEDKQALDNQHMCVQEPDLNGYDPLLALSHDPFDPFNLDEYRNASDLTLSWDKIDYTA; encoded by the exons CCCTCAAGGTGAAGCTGATGCTTCGACGACCTCTGGATCAGCTGGTGGACCAGGGAATCATGCCCC CTCACAAAACGCCCGCCGCCTACCACGGCCAGAGACGGCAGTTGGAGCGCGCGAAAACGGGTGACATGCTCAAGGCCAAGATCCAGCAGAGACCGTCCAGGCAGGAGCTGGAACGCAGGCACATCCTGGAATCCGATCCCGGTCACCACCTCGACCCGAGTCTGGTCGAGCGACAGAGGATGCTCAAGAAGGCCAAGCTCACCGACCAGCTCAATGACCAGCTGTCCCACCGTCCGGGTCCCTTGGAGCTCATCCGCAAGAACATCCTCCACACCGAGGAACCCATCGAGCAGGCGGTCAAGACCGGCAAGATCCCCTACAAGGCGACTAGCGAGGGTCAGCTGAAGCGACCGCAACACCCTTCGAGCTACGTGACGCCGGAGGATGACTCCCAGAGCTCGGCGGAGCTGAGTCCGGGACCTGGTGACATGCTGGAGACGGCGGCCAAGTCCGCCGGAATAGTGGTGTCCTTGATGCCCGATGGAGGTGTCGTGTTGCCCGCTTCCGCCGGTCAGATGCTCGGTAAAGACAGTACGGACATAGTGTTCGCGGATTTGTGCAGGTCGGTTACGGCGCCGCTGCTGTCGCGGGCGTCGGTTTCCAGTCCTTCCTCCATGACGTCGACGACGTCCACTTTAAGCCCCCTCTCTTCGGTAGCTAGTCCGGTGCCCGCCATTGTATCACAGCCGGGCACCCCCATACCTCCCCCTTTACCTCCTATGGTCTTGACGCCTAGGCCTTCACCCTCTCCGGCAAAATGCGACGTCCCAGGCAAGGACAAGAACCGCAAGAAATCCAAGTCCAAGTCGTTACCCAAGGCCAGGACCATCAAGTTCCATGAGTACAAAGGACCGCCCAGCGCGCAGAAGAACTCCTCCAACAGCGGCAACGCGGGAGAGTCGTCTTACGACCTCCTGTTGCAACAGCAGACGCTGCTGCTCCAGTTCCAGCTGCAGCTTCAACATAAGTACCCACAGATCATACTGCCAGCTTCTCAGGATAACCAAGGTGGCGAGAACAACAACGTAGCGTCTATGAACAACCCTCAACCTTCTCCAGCGGCCTCCACGTCGTCGGAGTCATCGTCGGTAGCGATAAAGACGTCCGGACGTCTTGAAGACATGAAGGTTAGCGATTTGAAGGCGGAACTGAAGCGTAGAAACTTGCCGGTGTCGGGTTCTAAGCCGCAACTCATTGAGAGACTCAAACTGTTCGGTAACAACCAGTTGGACGGTAATAATCAGACGTCGTACGCAGATTCGATACACAGTAACTCGAGCATCGATCACATGCAGAACTCGCCGCTCTACCAAGACGTCGATTCGCCGGGTTCTCCACCTAAGAACGACTCGGAACCTATGGACGTCGGCAATCCTCTAAGTCCAAAACAGGAGCCTCACTCGCCTAAAAGCCTCATAGAGCAGCCCCAACAGAGGTACGCCAACGACATAGTCAAAGAGCAGCAGAAGAAGATCGAGGAGTTGCAAAGGGAATTGACCTTATCCCAGTTGAAACTGCAGGCGGCAACCCGATCAGAGACCAAAGCGCAGGTGTTGGCGCTCCAGAAGCACCTACAGGCGAAACAACAGCAACAAGCGTCGTTACAAATCCAGCAATTACAAGCGTTGCAAGCACGTCAATCCCAAATGAACGAGGAGCAACAAAGGCTGCAGCAACAGCAGCACGTCGCCTTCCAAAACCAGAAGAACCTGGCCAACGGTCTGGTGCTGAACGGAGTCGACGCCGCCATGATGTTGAACCAGCTAATCCACGGCAAGGTCAAGTTCAACCAGAGGGCCAACTCCCTCCCCAACTTCTTCAACCCGATTATACCAACCTCGGTGAAACAGGAAACCGTCGAGGTGAAGCAGGAGATTGAATTGAAGGCTCCTCCGCCGCTGTACGAGGAGGTCAATCGGAAGAACAACGTCAAGAGTCAGATAGTGGACGACGTGCTGGAGATACTTATAAAGAACGGCGAGCTGCCTCCTAGCGCGGCTCAGGAACCGGTGACGCCCAACGGTGTAGACGCCAAGATAGTCGAGCCTCCGGTGTATATAACCCAGAATATGGTGGACAATAACAACCACGAGGAGGCTTTCGATTTGAATCCTAACGATTTGATCGATTCCTTGGATAACTTGGACGGGATGGACCTGAGTCAGTTTGCCATGGACTTGGAGCCTCATGGAGGCGACAACAACAACATCTGCATGGACAACGATACTGTTCCAATGGACACGGATGAGTGGTTGGAGTCTCTGCTGCCAAGCGAAGACAAGCAGGCTTTGGACAACCAACACATGTGCGTGCAAGAGCCGGATCTGAACGGATACGACCCTCTTCTAGCCTTGTCCCACGACCCCTTCGATCCCTTCAACCTGGACGAGTACAGGAACGCTTCAGACCTGACGTTGTCCTGGGACAAGATAGACTATACCGCGTGA